From Domibacillus sp. DTU_2020_1001157_1_SI_ALB_TIR_016, a single genomic window includes:
- a CDS encoding YitT family protein, whose protein sequence is MHILLILAGSVLIAIAYNFFLIPHEILSSGLSGVAIMLGIITPLNTGLLNFLLNLPLLILGVVKLGKKFIAYTILSVVSLSLFLYWIPITQLSTEPILSSLFGGVLTGAGVGLTFRASASSGGFDIIAMLLARKRDFPLGTLLSIMNAVVIVAAGFLFSWDAALSTLIAIYATGKVVDTIHTKHIKLTLHIVTSKGDELCAKMLKNLYRGITVTEAKGAYSGESRSVLMTVITRYQLNEVKQMIQEVDPHAFVNITQTVEVMGLFHRE, encoded by the coding sequence ATGCACATTTTGCTTATACTGGCGGGTTCCGTGTTGATTGCCATCGCGTATAATTTCTTTTTAATCCCACACGAGATTTTAAGCAGCGGATTAAGCGGAGTAGCGATCATGCTTGGCATTATTACGCCACTGAATACCGGATTGTTAAACTTTTTATTAAACCTTCCGCTGCTCATACTCGGGGTAGTCAAGCTTGGAAAGAAATTTATTGCCTATACAATTTTATCAGTTGTATCGCTGTCTTTGTTTCTTTATTGGATTCCCATCACGCAGCTGTCCACTGAGCCAATTCTCTCTTCTTTGTTCGGCGGCGTGCTAACGGGTGCTGGAGTCGGCCTGACTTTCCGTGCGTCTGCTTCATCCGGAGGTTTTGATATTATCGCGATGCTGCTGGCACGCAAACGGGACTTTCCGCTCGGCACACTGCTGTCCATCATGAATGCGGTTGTAATTGTAGCCGCAGGCTTTCTGTTCAGCTGGGATGCTGCCCTCAGCACCTTGATTGCCATTTACGCAACAGGCAAAGTGGTCGATACGATTCACACGAAGCACATTAAGCTCACGCTGCATATCGTAACCTCAAAAGGCGATGAGCTCTGTGCGAAAATGCTGAAAAACCTGTATCGTGGCATTACCGTCACGGAAGCAAAAGGTGCATATTCCGGCGAAAGCCGCTCCGTCTTAATGACCGTCATTACCCGTTATCAATTAAATGAAGTGAAACAGATGATTCAAGAAGTCGACCCGCACGCGTTCGTAAATATTACGCAGACGGTTGAAGTAATGGGGCTGTTTCACCGGGAATAA
- a CDS encoding DUF2922 domain-containing protein: MAKTLQLQFTTAGGGTSSLTIDTPVEPVDAAAVAQAMNAIIASGVFMASTGLFTASKSASLIDREVTEIL; encoded by the coding sequence ATGGCTAAAACCCTACAGCTTCAATTCACTACTGCCGGAGGCGGCACGTCCAGCCTCACGATCGATACACCGGTTGAACCGGTGGATGCGGCAGCCGTTGCGCAGGCGATGAACGCGATTATCGCATCCGGCGTTTTTATGGCCTCAACCGGCTTATTCACCGCTTCCAAAAGTGCCAGCTTGATCGACCGTGAAGTAACCGAGATTTTGTAA
- a CDS encoding DUF1659 domain-containing protein gives MAQATLTKSSLRLMFDNGVDENGKQLFQTKTYSNVKTDVTPDQFNAAAAAIAGLSARPLVSIERNDTSTIN, from the coding sequence ATGGCACAAGCAACTTTAACGAAATCATCATTGCGCCTTATGTTTGACAATGGCGTAGATGAAAATGGTAAGCAGCTGTTCCAAACAAAAACGTATTCAAACGTAAAAACAGATGTCACGCCTGATCAGTTCAATGCTGCCGCTGCAGCGATTGCCGGGCTGTCTGCACGGCCGCTCGTATCCATTGAGCGAAACGATACTTCGACTATTAACTAA
- the mgrA gene encoding L-glyceraldehyde 3-phosphate reductase produces the protein MSYLTNSDRYLANPDRYKGSMQYRRSGKSGLLLPAISLGLWHNFGGVDTFENGRAMLRRAFDLGITHFDLANNYGPPPGSAEAMFGKIMHSDFAPYRDEIIVSTKAGYYMWEGPYGEWGSKKYLTASLDQSLKRMNLDYVDIFYSHRPDPDTPLEETIGALDLFVRQGKALYVGISSYSAEQTAEAASIAKELGTPILIHQPSYSMFERWIEDGLQDVLDEHGIGSIAFCPLAQGLLTNKYIYDVPDNSRAAKRTGFLEKERITDEVRAQIRALNDMAVERGQSLAQMALAWVLRNGRVTSALIGASKVSQIEENVKALDNLHFSDEELSKIDSILLRDVNA, from the coding sequence ATGAGCTACCTAACCAACTCCGATCGTTATCTGGCAAACCCTGACCGTTACAAAGGCAGCATGCAGTACCGCCGAAGCGGAAAATCAGGTCTTCTTCTCCCCGCCATTTCACTGGGCCTCTGGCACAACTTCGGCGGTGTTGATACATTTGAAAATGGCCGGGCAATGCTGCGCCGGGCGTTTGATCTCGGCATTACTCATTTTGATCTTGCCAACAACTATGGACCGCCGCCAGGCTCTGCTGAAGCTATGTTTGGAAAAATCATGCACAGTGATTTTGCTCCGTACCGCGACGAAATTATTGTCTCTACCAAAGCCGGTTATTATATGTGGGAAGGTCCTTATGGTGAATGGGGGTCAAAAAAATATTTAACTGCCAGCCTGGATCAAAGCTTAAAACGGATGAATCTTGACTATGTGGATATTTTTTATTCTCATCGCCCAGATCCGGATACGCCTTTAGAAGAAACCATCGGGGCGCTGGATTTGTTTGTCCGCCAGGGAAAAGCTTTGTATGTCGGAATTTCGAGTTATTCTGCCGAACAGACAGCCGAAGCAGCAAGCATTGCCAAGGAACTTGGCACGCCGATTCTCATTCACCAGCCGTCTTATTCCATGTTCGAGCGCTGGATAGAAGACGGTCTGCAGGATGTACTGGATGAACATGGCATTGGTTCGATCGCTTTTTGTCCGTTGGCGCAGGGACTGCTGACAAATAAATATATTTACGACGTACCTGACAATTCTCGTGCCGCTAAAAGGACCGGATTTCTGGAGAAAGAGCGGATTACCGATGAAGTCCGGGCACAAATCCGTGCTTTAAACGACATGGCTGTGGAACGCGGCCAGTCGCTTGCCCAGATGGCTCTAGCCTGGGTACTGCGTAATGGCCGGGTCACTTCGGCCCTGATTGGCGCAAGCAAAGTAAGCCAGATTGAAGAAAACGTAAAAGCTCTTGACAACCTTCACTTTTCTGATGAAGAGCTTTCAAAAATCGATTCCATTTTATTACGTGACGTCAATGCCTGA
- a CDS encoding helix-turn-helix domain-containing protein — protein MSKEELVIECSIERALDIIGSKWSFLILRELFCGTKRFGELERAVQGISPKSLSDTLRRLEANDIVVRNVYPTVPLRVEYTLTEKGQDFHKIIKEMKLWGAKWG, from the coding sequence ATGAGTAAAGAAGAATTGGTTATTGAATGTTCAATTGAACGGGCACTCGACATCATTGGATCCAAATGGTCTTTTTTAATCCTGCGGGAATTGTTCTGCGGAACGAAACGGTTTGGAGAACTTGAACGCGCTGTCCAGGGGATCAGTCCAAAATCTCTGTCCGATACGCTTCGCCGTCTAGAAGCGAATGACATTGTCGTGCGGAACGTGTATCCGACCGTACCACTTCGCGTCGAGTATACGTTAACTGAAAAAGGGCAGGATTTTCATAAGATTATTAAAGAAATGAAGCTGTGGGGCGCGAAGTGGGGATGA
- a CDS encoding YvrJ family protein — translation METILPLIQDVGFPIAVTFYLLYRIETKLDGVIQSIQNLPGKMKE, via the coding sequence ATGGAGACGATACTGCCGCTTATCCAGGACGTCGGCTTTCCAATCGCGGTGACTTTTTATCTTTTGTACCGGATTGAAACGAAGCTTGATGGCGTCATTCAGTCTATTCAAAATCTGCCCGGTAAAATGAAAGAATAA
- a CDS encoding diguanylate cyclase, translated as MNPFSQIFNGRSMTLKGRFLTGISMLILFGGLLSIFPLLIFVQEQREHDAFTNLNKSLQMQNEFISEWQDELTRDINYLSELPEASNADKSFYEKLELLGNNRTLFYDLFYADRNGRILYNTNPRAETRKINVYNTPYFQEGMEWHTFTTGVRLIGERNIRSIIFSAPVTNENGQFGGILAGIVLVDDIRHIVGDFAYGKTGNVYLVDKTGTVLSASSRTFPVSLKNTKLFQDALQRQNRTEPYLNANGIESIGQYTWINGDEWVLISEVSTAEIEQPFRDTLFFMSIILLVIFVISYFFIRRLIGRITEPIQALLEGTTILRKGHYSHRIDDRVFTNASKEFRELCGAYNDMARDLQREQALRLQAEEEMCRTNEQLRRLSFSDSLTGIGNRRFFDDMLALSWKKAFEQKEPISLLLLDIDFFKKYNDRYGHDAGDRALQHVAKAVDEIAKEAGASAARYGGEELAVILPPGVPVRSFKLAEQIRLAIERLGILHEDHKNKVITVSIGGATLTPQPGDHPSLLIRKADEALYTSKRKGRARTTTYESVTL; from the coding sequence ATGAATCCCTTTTCACAGATATTTAATGGGAGATCCATGACGCTAAAAGGACGCTTTTTGACCGGCATTTCGATGTTGATTTTGTTTGGCGGACTGTTGTCTATCTTCCCTTTATTAATTTTTGTTCAAGAGCAGCGTGAACACGATGCTTTTACCAATTTAAATAAATCCCTGCAAATGCAGAATGAATTTATCAGCGAATGGCAGGATGAGCTGACACGCGACATTAACTATTTAAGTGAGCTGCCGGAGGCTTCAAACGCCGATAAAAGCTTTTATGAAAAACTGGAGCTGCTTGGCAACAATCGAACGCTTTTTTATGATTTGTTTTATGCCGACAGGAATGGACGTATTTTATACAATACCAATCCCCGGGCAGAAACGAGAAAAATCAATGTGTACAACACACCTTATTTTCAAGAAGGCATGGAGTGGCATACCTTTACAACCGGTGTACGGCTGATTGGCGAACGAAACATCCGCTCAATCATTTTTTCCGCTCCCGTTACCAATGAAAATGGCCAGTTTGGTGGCATCCTTGCTGGAATTGTCCTGGTGGATGATATTCGTCATATTGTTGGTGACTTTGCATACGGGAAAACAGGAAATGTGTACCTTGTTGATAAAACGGGCACCGTACTAAGCGCCTCCTCCCGCACGTTTCCTGTATCCCTAAAAAACACAAAGCTGTTTCAAGACGCGCTTCAGCGGCAAAACCGGACCGAGCCCTACCTCAATGCAAATGGAATAGAATCTATCGGCCAGTATACATGGATCAATGGAGATGAGTGGGTGCTGATCAGTGAAGTGTCCACGGCGGAAATTGAGCAGCCATTTCGGGATACGCTTTTTTTCATGAGCATTATTTTACTGGTTATTTTTGTTATTTCTTATTTTTTTATACGCCGTTTGATCGGCCGGATCACCGAGCCGATTCAGGCCCTGCTCGAAGGAACCACCATTTTGCGAAAAGGCCATTACAGCCACCGAATTGATGATCGAGTATTTACAAATGCATCTAAAGAATTCAGAGAGCTTTGTGGTGCTTATAACGATATGGCACGCGACCTTCAAAGGGAGCAGGCACTTCGCCTGCAGGCAGAAGAAGAAATGTGCCGGACCAATGAACAGCTGCGGCGCCTGTCATTCAGTGACAGCTTAACCGGCATTGGCAACCGCCGCTTTTTTGATGATATGCTGGCGCTGTCATGGAAAAAAGCGTTTGAACAGAAGGAGCCAATTTCTCTTCTTCTGCTTGATATTGACTTTTTTAAAAAATACAACGATCGATATGGGCATGATGCCGGTGACAGAGCGCTGCAGCATGTAGCAAAAGCAGTAGATGAGATTGCAAAAGAAGCTGGTGCTTCGGCTGCACGCTATGGCGGCGAGGAACTGGCCGTTATTTTACCGCCCGGCGTACCAGTGAGGAGTTTTAAACTTGCTGAACAAATCCGTCTGGCGATTGAACGTCTTGGCATTTTGCATGAAGACCATAAAAACAAAGTGATTACGGTTAGTATCGGAGGCGCCACTCTTACGCCTCAGCCTGGCGACCACCCTTCTCTTTTAATACGAAAAGCAGACGAAGCTCTTTATACGTCAAAGCGCAAGGGACGCGCCCGGACTACAACCTATGAATCTGTAACACTGTGA
- a CDS encoding methyl-accepting chemotaxis protein — protein MGKSIKGKMLFIFSVIVLLACMAISFVSYHAAQQLAKDSLSSVTENIASRAAGMIDTAQYENITVESGETVYYKELRANLNELREMNGVEYLYTMAREEEGDGYRYVYMVDGMPKGDENASGLGEIEENEEYYAMMNRVFETGKVQTEMSRTDDYGALVTTYVPIKAGDGRVIGLIGADFDASEAYKTMHANKIDLILLTGLILVLSLLVIFLVTHYLTKPLKRLTKEVERVKGGDLSSNIKPSSRDEFGVLTEAFQGMVHDLKKVIGGINDSTDQLVKTSGGLLKDAREISEGSRKVTASMQQIASGTDIQRKRAEEGAGVMSELSQGIQHAAASSSVVSERASLTLAEAESGFQKVTNVVEQMHNINESVGQSSEAIKQLEQQSVEVTDILQVIQDISSQTNLLALNAAIEAARAEEHGKGFAVVAEEVRKLAEQSAQSAKKVSLLITNMNKDTNRSVDRMNVVVENVQSGILLVREAGEAFERILSSIEEIARQIEEVSSVSEEMSASSEEIAASVADSAQVAAQSADSTKHVQAIVVEQSSLTEHMSDSIQSLAHMAKELDGLVHKFKL, from the coding sequence GTGGGTAAAAGCATAAAAGGAAAAATGCTCTTTATTTTTTCAGTGATTGTTCTTCTGGCTTGTATGGCTATTTCATTTGTTAGTTACCATGCTGCACAACAGCTGGCGAAAGATTCGCTCAGCAGTGTAACGGAAAATATTGCAAGCCGTGCAGCCGGCATGATTGATACAGCACAATATGAGAACATAACGGTAGAATCCGGTGAAACCGTTTATTACAAGGAACTGCGTGCCAATTTAAATGAGTTAAGAGAAATGAATGGTGTGGAATATCTGTATACAATGGCTCGTGAGGAGGAAGGGGATGGCTATCGTTATGTTTATATGGTCGATGGCATGCCCAAAGGGGATGAAAATGCGTCCGGGCTTGGAGAAATAGAAGAAAACGAAGAATACTACGCCATGATGAATCGAGTATTCGAAACAGGGAAAGTTCAAACAGAGATGAGCCGCACAGACGATTATGGTGCGCTGGTGACCACCTATGTACCGATCAAGGCTGGAGATGGCAGGGTAATCGGTTTGATCGGGGCAGACTTTGATGCCAGTGAAGCTTACAAAACCATGCATGCTAACAAAATCGATTTGATTCTCCTGACCGGGCTGATCCTCGTTTTGAGCCTGCTCGTTATTTTTCTCGTGACCCACTATTTAACAAAGCCGTTAAAGCGTTTGACAAAAGAAGTAGAACGGGTAAAAGGCGGGGACTTATCTTCTAATATCAAGCCCAGCTCAAGAGACGAGTTTGGTGTTTTAACCGAGGCTTTCCAAGGAATGGTCCATGATTTAAAAAAGGTAATCGGAGGAATCAACGATAGCACGGACCAATTGGTGAAAACTTCCGGTGGACTCTTAAAGGATGCGCGTGAAATCAGCGAGGGAAGCCGAAAGGTTACAGCATCAATGCAGCAAATTGCATCAGGAACCGATATTCAGCGTAAACGGGCCGAGGAGGGTGCTGGCGTGATGAGTGAGCTGTCCCAAGGTATTCAGCATGCAGCCGCATCCAGCTCAGTTGTTTCGGAACGGGCTTCTTTAACGCTCGCTGAAGCCGAAAGCGGATTTCAAAAAGTGACAAATGTTGTTGAGCAAATGCATAATATTAACGAATCCGTCGGGCAGTCAAGCGAAGCGATCAAGCAGCTGGAACAGCAGTCCGTTGAAGTAACAGACATTCTTCAGGTGATTCAGGACATTTCTTCCCAGACAAACCTGCTTGCTTTGAATGCGGCAATCGAAGCAGCAAGAGCGGAAGAGCATGGAAAAGGATTTGCGGTCGTGGCAGAGGAAGTGCGGAAGCTGGCCGAGCAATCCGCACAGTCGGCAAAAAAAGTTTCCTTGCTGATTACGAATATGAATAAAGACACCAATCGGTCTGTTGACAGAATGAATGTAGTAGTAGAAAACGTGCAAAGCGGCATTTTGCTTGTTCGGGAAGCGGGAGAGGCTTTTGAAAGGATTTTGTCCTCAATAGAAGAAATCGCACGCCAAATTGAAGAAGTTTCTTCTGTATCTGAAGAAATGTCCGCTTCTTCCGAAGAAATTGCTGCTTCGGTGGCAGATTCTGCACAGGTGGCTGCCCAATCGGCAGACAGCACAAAACATGTACAGGCT